A window of the Xiashengella succiniciproducens genome harbors these coding sequences:
- a CDS encoding sigma-54-dependent transcriptional regulator, translating to MKKGHILVVDDNKNVLSALKILLQSRFGGVTLLSSPNTLLSTIREKSPDVVLLDMNFSAGINTGNEGLFWLGEIRKYFPDLPVVFITAYGEVDLAVRALKEGAVDFVVKPWDNAKLVATLQSAMELSLSRKEVTRLKEKQQVLTHTVSNTDEFWGRSESIKNLLKIADKVAMTDANVLITGENGTGKEVIARRIHRLSLRASEPMVTVDMGALTGTLFESELFGHIKGAFTDARSDRAGKIEAADKGTLFLDEIGNLDLPLQAKLLTAIQSREVVRVGSNRPVPVDIRLICATNKNLFQAVRDGQFREDLLYRINTIHIEMPALRERREDIPGLALYFLQRFADKYNKQGVRFSEEALVRMQEYNWPGNIRELQHTVEKAVILSESITIGPGDLYLGPGRQEPIPDLGDMTLEDMERVMIENAIKRNNSNMSAVAKELGISRPTLYSKLKKFGL from the coding sequence ATGAAAAAGGGTCATATACTGGTAGTTGACGACAACAAGAACGTGCTCAGTGCTTTAAAGATACTACTTCAGTCGCGGTTTGGCGGGGTGACACTGCTTTCCTCACCCAATACACTGTTGAGCACAATCAGGGAGAAGTCCCCTGATGTAGTACTGCTGGACATGAACTTTTCAGCCGGAATAAATACGGGTAATGAGGGTTTGTTTTGGCTTGGGGAGATCAGGAAGTACTTTCCGGATTTACCTGTAGTCTTCATAACAGCATACGGTGAAGTTGACCTTGCCGTGCGTGCCCTCAAAGAAGGTGCAGTGGATTTTGTTGTTAAGCCATGGGATAATGCCAAGCTGGTTGCTACCTTGCAGTCTGCAATGGAACTGAGCTTGTCAAGGAAGGAAGTTACAAGGCTTAAAGAGAAGCAGCAGGTTCTGACACATACTGTCAGCAACACTGATGAGTTCTGGGGCAGGTCGGAGTCAATAAAGAACCTTCTGAAGATAGCTGACAAGGTAGCAATGACTGATGCCAATGTGCTTATTACAGGGGAGAATGGAACCGGTAAAGAAGTTATTGCGCGAAGGATACACAGGTTGTCGCTAAGGGCTTCGGAGCCTATGGTGACTGTGGATATGGGAGCCCTGACGGGCACATTATTCGAGAGCGAACTCTTTGGACATATCAAAGGAGCCTTTACAGATGCACGAAGTGACAGGGCAGGCAAGATCGAAGCTGCGGATAAGGGGACTCTATTCTTGGATGAGATAGGTAATCTGGACCTTCCTCTTCAGGCAAAGTTGCTTACGGCTATTCAGTCTAGAGAGGTTGTGAGGGTGGGTAGCAACAGGCCCGTGCCTGTTGATATACGTCTGATTTGTGCAACAAACAAGAACCTGTTTCAGGCAGTCAGGGACGGGCAATTCCGGGAGGATCTTCTTTACCGTATCAATACAATACATATTGAGATGCCGGCATTGAGAGAAAGGAGAGAGGATATACCGGGACTTGCATTGTATTTCCTTCAGCGTTTTGCTGACAAGTACAACAAGCAGGGAGTTCGTTTTAGCGAAGAAGCACTTGTAAGGATGCAGGAGTACAACTGGCCTGGGAATATTAGGGAGTTGCAACACACTGTCGAGAAGGCAGTGATCTTATCTGAGAGTATTACAATTGGGCCAGGCGACCTCTATCTAGGTCCGGGCAGACAGGAACCAATACCCGATCTAGGGGATATGACCCTTGAGGATATGGAGCGCGTTATGATTGAGAATGCAATAAAGAGAAATAATAGCAATATGTCTGCAGTGGCCAAGGAACTTGGAATTTCACGGCCTACACTTTATAGTAAGCTTAAGAAATTTGGGCTTTAG
- a CDS encoding efflux RND transporter periplasmic adaptor subunit, producing MDRIIEKKTGIKKKHIPMIAGGAFLAVMLLWLIFGNHVKRLNVENNRVTISTVTQGEFNDYIRVNGQVLPVSTIQISAIEGGMVEEKLVEEGANLKQGDVIVRLSNPMLSLNILDSEAQLAEKENFLRNTQIAMEQELLNLRKERLQLELDVKRKLRNFEQQSFLFEENLVSREEYLRAKEDYEFALDSRQLIEARQRQDSIYRSIQVRQLEESLSNMRENLKIIRQRKDNLNVKAPVDGQLGLLDVEIGQNIPTGGRIGQINVLSDFKVEAMIDEHYIDRVRTGLEATFERQDRNYALKVRKVFPEVRNKQFKTEFRFEGERPDNIRAGQTYYISLQLGQPVEAIMIPRGAFFNTTGGQWIFVLTSDEKKAVKRPIKLGRQNPNFYEVIDGLQPGEKVITSSYDAFGDAVEIILK from the coding sequence ATGGATAGGATTATTGAAAAAAAAACGGGTATTAAGAAAAAGCATATTCCAATGATTGCAGGAGGTGCTTTCCTTGCAGTTATGTTACTATGGCTGATTTTTGGCAACCACGTAAAAAGACTGAATGTTGAGAACAACCGTGTTACCATATCAACAGTTACCCAAGGTGAGTTTAACGATTATATCAGGGTCAATGGACAGGTGCTCCCGGTAAGTACTATTCAGATAAGCGCCATCGAAGGTGGTATGGTTGAAGAGAAACTGGTGGAGGAAGGAGCCAACCTGAAACAGGGGGATGTAATAGTCAGGCTGAGCAATCCAATGCTTAGTCTCAACATCCTCGATAGTGAAGCCCAACTGGCTGAAAAGGAGAACTTCCTGCGTAATACACAGATTGCCATGGAACAGGAGCTGCTCAACCTCCGGAAGGAAAGACTGCAACTCGAACTGGATGTAAAACGCAAACTGCGCAACTTCGAACAGCAGAGCTTTCTATTTGAGGAGAACCTGGTATCACGCGAAGAATATCTAAGGGCTAAGGAAGATTATGAGTTTGCCCTTGACAGCAGGCAACTGATTGAAGCGCGACAAAGACAGGACTCAATTTACCGCAGTATACAGGTCAGGCAACTTGAAGAAAGCCTAAGTAATATGAGGGAAAACCTCAAAATAATCCGTCAGCGTAAGGACAATCTGAATGTTAAGGCCCCTGTCGATGGCCAGCTTGGACTACTGGATGTTGAGATTGGACAAAATATCCCAACCGGAGGGCGCATAGGACAAATCAATGTGTTGTCCGACTTCAAGGTAGAGGCTATGATAGATGAGCACTACATTGACAGGGTGAGGACAGGACTGGAGGCTACTTTTGAAAGACAGGACCGCAACTATGCTCTGAAGGTCAGAAAAGTCTTCCCGGAAGTCAGGAACAAGCAGTTTAAGACCGAGTTCAGGTTTGAAGGCGAAAGACCGGATAATATCAGAGCCGGACAAACTTATTACATCAGTTTGCAACTGGGACAACCGGTAGAAGCTATTATGATACCACGTGGAGCATTCTTCAACACTACAGGAGGACAGTGGATCTTTGTCCTGACATCCGACGAAAAGAAGGCCGTGAAGAGACCTATAAAACTGGGAAGGCAAAACCCCAATTTCTATGAAGTTATTGACGGACTGCAACCCGGAGAAAAGGTAATTACCTCCAGTTATGATGCATTCGGAGACGCCGTGGAAATAATACTTAAATAA
- a CDS encoding sensor histidine kinase, translating to MFKSIEYKLYIGMALLLASVAAATYFAISGEYLYFGLSILVTLWMLVLLRWHFSKFNKNIVFLLNALENGDFSFRFRETRLSVRERELNRMLNRIKEILIKARNEVQENEKFLSVILESIPTGIFILSEDVVLSCNSAALQLLGLPVLTHINQLSMVGRDLPDTIRHLGSNDITTIRVPNEREVLQLSLRSSMTVVKGEKMKIITLQNIGSELEHAEMDSWIRLIRVLTHEIMNSIAPVTSLTDTLLSAYTEADNYPEEVGGEDYGSDQANGNDETSLQSEEAFSLRQDTIEALQTINSTAHGLITFVNSYRQFTGVPKPRLKPVSLTQLIEDTIALEVSEADRRGVKLSAELPEGDIVIAIDEAQIRQVLINLIKNAVEAIGVRSDASIRVVLKATEDKVILDVYDNGPGIPDDVLPDIFVPFFTTKEQGNGIGLSLSRYIVRLHGGTLTYFREGGWTVFRLLFVVRNVLQE from the coding sequence ATGTTCAAATCAATAGAGTATAAGCTATATATAGGGATGGCATTGTTGCTGGCGTCTGTGGCGGCAGCAACCTACTTTGCCATTAGTGGTGAGTATCTTTATTTTGGGCTTTCCATATTGGTGACACTATGGATGCTTGTGCTGTTACGTTGGCATTTTAGCAAGTTTAACAAGAACATCGTTTTTCTGCTTAACGCATTGGAAAACGGGGATTTTAGTTTTAGGTTCAGGGAGACAAGGTTGTCGGTAAGGGAGAGGGAACTCAATCGTATGCTCAACAGGATTAAGGAAATCCTGATTAAAGCCAGGAATGAGGTTCAGGAGAATGAGAAGTTTCTTTCAGTGATATTGGAAAGCATACCAACAGGTATATTTATACTAAGCGAAGACGTGGTGCTAAGTTGTAACAGTGCAGCATTACAGCTCCTAGGACTTCCGGTTTTAACCCATATCAACCAGCTGTCGATGGTAGGAAGGGATTTGCCGGATACCATCAGACACCTTGGCTCTAATGATATTACCACTATCAGGGTGCCAAATGAGAGGGAAGTTTTGCAGCTCAGCCTTAGATCATCAATGACAGTTGTGAAGGGTGAGAAGATGAAGATTATAACTCTTCAGAATATAGGCAGCGAACTGGAACATGCGGAGATGGACTCATGGATCAGGCTTATTAGGGTATTGACCCATGAGATTATGAACTCGATTGCTCCGGTAACATCTCTTACTGATACTCTGTTGTCCGCCTATACCGAGGCAGACAATTACCCGGAGGAGGTAGGTGGTGAAGATTACGGTTCTGATCAAGCTAATGGAAATGATGAGACTTCTCTACAATCTGAAGAAGCTTTCTCACTGCGTCAGGATACCATTGAGGCCTTGCAAACAATTAATTCCACAGCACATGGACTAATAACATTTGTAAATTCATACAGGCAGTTTACAGGTGTGCCAAAGCCGCGTCTAAAGCCTGTGTCATTAACACAACTGATAGAAGATACCATTGCACTTGAGGTTTCTGAGGCAGATAGGAGAGGGGTGAAATTAAGCGCGGAACTACCTGAAGGGGATATTGTCATTGCAATTGACGAGGCTCAGATCAGACAGGTACTGATCAACCTTATCAAGAATGCTGTAGAAGCTATTGGAGTCAGGTCAGATGCAAGTATAAGGGTAGTCCTGAAGGCCACTGAGGATAAGGTAATACTTGATGTATATGATAACGGACCGGGTATCCCCGATGATGTACTGCCTGATATTTTCGTGCCCTTTTTTACAACCAAGGAGCAAGGCAATGGTATCGGACTGAGTTTGTCACGTTATATAGTGAGATTACATGGAGGGACACTTACTTATTTCAGGGAAGGAGGGTGGACTGTGTTCCGGCTTTTGTTTGTGGTACGGAATGTTCTGCAGGAATAG